The nucleotide sequence ACTTGCCGGTTTACGTACATATTATACTTTACTCTCCCTCATGGCTTGGCTAATGTTTGATTTGGGCAGATGAATTCCAATACCAGCGGTATCCGCGACGAGCTGGATTTTGAGTTCTTGGGGAATAGGAGCGGACATCCTTACACGGTACAGACCAATGTGTACACCCATGGCAAAGGCGACCGGGAGCAGAGGGTCAACCTTTGGTTTGACCCCGCCTCCGACTTCCACACCTACTCCATCCTATGGAACCACTACCACGTCCTGTATGTATTGCATCACCATCATGGAGATTTCCAACAAACTCCATCTTAGAAATTCTCATGTCTTAATCCAGTTAGTTTCCGAGATTAAATGCAAAGGCACGCGTTCTTTCTTCCTGCATCAATACTCGTGCGCTTGtttcttaaaattttgaaaaaaaaaataacaagagagagacagagaggaaAGACCTAGGAGGAAGTAATTAATAAGTCGAAAGACAAAGTGACATGATTATTACCTTTCTTATGCGCCGCATAGCAAAAGTAGACCCGTGATCAGTAAATATAAAGCACCAACTCAACCACATACATGTGAACTAGCTCTATATAAAGCCTTTCTAATTACCTTATCACTTTACCGGCATACATGaacttatatatctttaataacGAGAGTGGCTTTTCTGCTGGAGTTGCTTGCTTGTATAGATTCTTTGTGGACGAAGTGCCCATCCGAGTGTTCAAGAGCAACCAAGCCCGGGGCATAGCGTTCCCCAAGTCGCAGCCCATGGGAGTGTACTCTACGCTATGGGAGGCCGACGACTGGGCCACGCGAGGAGGGCTCGAGAAGATCGATTGGAGAAAGGCCCCATTCCACGCTTTCTACAAGGATTTCGACATCGAGGGCTGTCCCAACCCTGGCCCAGCAAGCTGCGCTTCAAACCCAAACAACTGGTGGGAGGGCCCGGCATTCCGTCAGCTCAGTGCGATCCAAGCCAGGAAGTATAGGTGGGTTCGTGTGAACTACATGGTCTACGACTACTGCACCGATAAGTCCCGAAACCCGGTCACCCCGCCGGAATGCTTGGCCGGAATTTGAAGCACTAAGAATGAAGAAAATCGGACGCAAGGCCTATAAGTTTGCTTGCCTAAACGCATACTATAAGATGGTGTGTTGTCTCATTTGGTGGCTATGTAACAAATATTGTGCACTGTTGTTTAATTGTACCAATGTAATGTATTCGAGTTGTGATTGTCAAGTTAGTTGTGCATTTGATGGCTATGTAACAAAATTATTGTGCATGCGCTGTGGGTTAATTGCACCAATCTAGGTAGGTGACAGCGTTTATTTGTCGAACAAAACGAAGTCAAAGCAAATCAGAAGGGAATCGTGGTTCCCCTACACGGGAGGAGGATGGGCCGTCGCGCTGCCTCGCGTATTCGTCGTTGTATGGGCCCGTTGAGGTCTTTAGCCATCATTTACcgggggaaaaaaaggaaaaaaaaaaagggtcttTTGCCATCACCGGCATCACCTGGGTACAAGTGGGGCCCAGAATGGGTTTCTGGGGCTGTTATACGGCCACGTGTCTCGTGGAAGGCCGGAAAGCATGGATGGCTGACCGATTTGTTCGCTTTTTGTCTCGTGTTTTCTTAAAAGGGACCTTAAAAAGGAACCCGTTTCCTACAGTGATTTCTGTCGGTCGGGCTCATCAGGACAAGGAGTTCAGAGTACCCCATAACTTCTAGGGTAGCTATATTGCTACGAATACATGAAGTCAAATGGATGGGGAACAGCCAAGTAGGAACATGGTGAgagatgtaatttttagttgaatCAGATCCACCGTTGAGCTGATAGATCGATTCAGCACACACAAAAATATGTGTATCATgcgtcttttcttctttctctagtTTTGTGCAGTGTTGCTTTGCAATTGGACTAGTCTCCTGGCTGAGCGGCGGACTTCTCTAGTGAGAGACACAAATCCATGAGATGATAGCTATCTCATATTATTGCACGGCCTCACCCGATTCTCTATAACAAAGGCCAGGGTGGACCCAGTTTAGATTAATGATGTTGTTGGATACCAATGTCAAATTTGTTCCCTTCAAGTACCTGATTTTTTCTTTAagtaaaaaatttagaaaatgatAGAGGCCATGCAAAGGAAGGATTCACCTTTCTTCACATGAATCACCATTGGATCGAACAACGACCACTTCAAGATCTATATGAGAAGGTAAATGAAAAAGCTCAAAGTATTTTGAGATCTATAAGGGGTATGATCCAATGGTCAACATCATTGTGGAAGAACATCAATCATTCTTTGGCgcaaaagatacaacctgaACCTTCGGGAAAATCTTTATTTGCATGGAGAGGAAATGTTCTTTTTTTGATAATGATTGCTTTGGAGATCTAATACCAAGTCTGGCCTGATTAAGGTTGGAAGGACTCACGGATATCAAGGCAAAGCTATCTTCCGTTGCCTTAAGCTCTGACAGGTAGAGTTGTAAATCAAGGGGTCCTAGATTAAGAGCTGCACCAAAAAATTGACACAACAAAGTTAGACAGCGAAGTGCAACATCCCCATTAATTGCTTCTCAGCCTCACATATGATGGTTCTGTAACTTATTTTCCAAAAAGGATTTACCTGTTAATAGGGATCGAtttttttcatctaatttaagtCGGGTCCGATTCAGGTCCGATGATTCTAATTTTGGGACAAATGAGGGTTTAAGGATTGGTGTGAAACTAGAAAATTAATGGTAAACCACTTCCTCGTAAAAATGCTTCAAGAAGTTGACCTTTGAATAGTAAGAGATGGCTTAAATTAGGCCAGAACTGGGAGGAACAAAGATATGTTCCAAATTTCCTGCCCTCAGTGTCTGTAAGTACCTCCTATGGCATGCTGGGTTCGGTCTTGTGAGATCCAACTTAAAACTCCAGGAGTTTGATTCTCATCTTCCTATTTTAGCGCGTTTACTACATTTCTACTTTTCTAGAGCAGAGCCTAGACATGTTTTAGGTTGGCACGATCAAAATATAGTGAGAACCGATAGTATATATCCACGATTTCCATCAAATTTTCCAAAAAGCCTTGAGATTCAGACACCAGGAATGGGTCCCGAAGAGTAAAGCCTTGAGATTCAGACACCAGGAATGGGTCCCGATAGTAAAACCTAGCCTACTTCAAGAAAATTCTACAATTTGCCTTCTTACACTCCCTCCCGAAGAGTAACTAAGACCAATTCAGTGACGTTTTCATGTTCCAATTGAACACTTTCCATTTATGATCAAAGGGGAAGATTATTctttttaccaaacatatgcGGATCAAATCACGATTGTTGCTTGTCTATTTAACCTTTTTGCATGTATAATGAAAATTGTACAAATATACCAGGACATGGGACATGCCAGAAGGTCAAGCTCAGATATTTTCAGCACCTTTGCAAATTTTGAAGGCCAGCAATGAAAAGAGCACTAATCAATGTACCGTGTTTCGGCAATCCAAAAAGAGCATTCTCGGTTTTAAATGGAACTTGACTATGTTGGTTCTCACCATTCCCGGTTGTCTTCCCTTGCACAATCTAATACCATTTTGGTTCGCTGCTGCAATCCAAAAATATCAGACAGAATCTAATACCCTATTCGGCTGTGATCCAAAAATGAATGTTTCGGTGTGGAACGGTATGCTGGTTGTTTATTTCTCTCATCTGCTACTGATTTGGAGTTGCGCCGTcattttttggttttctttgttttctttgttattgtgagacacggggctgaagtcggcagccctcgccgacttcagccccgattcatttggggaaggagccggaacagaggatcgcgtgggcgatcctctccggctcctccggaggggCAAACAAGGCAAGGGCGCCGCGAGATTCCCGCGGCGCCCCTCCTAGTCCATCCACGGCCGATTCACGGCCGTGAATCGGCCGTGGATCTCGCTTGACCGCCGCGATCTTCGCGGCGGAGAACCGTTACGATGGGGCTATAAAGCCCCATCTACTCCTTCCcctagggcatcccgagctcctcctcctcctcctcttcttccttccctcctcctcttctccgaccGGTGTACCCTCCCGACCGAGCGCCGCCCGGATCCCCCTCGCGGCCACCCCCTGTTTTGAGACCCATCTCCTTGGGTTCaagcgtcgccgccgccgcctgacACCGGACCGAGCCTCCCCCGGCCGAGATCCGCCACTCCCGTCGACTGCCGGTAAGCCCTCTTCCCTTAGTGCTCTCCAATCATAGCCGATGCATGCCTTACTCCCTTGGTTTTGGCCCCATGAACCGAGACCATTCTCGGTTGCTTCTTCACGCCGGAAGCCGCagcggccgccggccgccaccGTGATCGGCTGGCCGTCGATCGGGCGACGGCCCCCAGCCACCTAGGCCGGCCCTTtcccctctcccctcttccttctcttgctATCCAActcccctgtccatggggagtttggggaagatgaaggcccatcgtgggccgaactgggccaacttgggcctggttcactaggggcccaacttgggcccagttcaataGTGTTGGGCCCAGATGGGCCATAATCTTTTGTGGGCCCaatttgggcccagttcagcctAGTTTGGGCCCTATTTGGGTCGTACCCTTTTATGGGCCCAATCCAAATCCGAAACCCAGTCCAAACCCGAAATCCGTTTCGAACCCGAACCTGAACCCGAaacccaatagtattatttttgatttcttttgcttagctctgaaattaacaaagaaattaattaaatgttaacaggtgaacctgatccgcctacctgaagtaggaattaagcgagaagatgtaagtaacttaatgcttcaaagtgcatttttctaaattattcggtaaaataattattgctggattaaattttgaaatatgttttgtatttagtaaaatgggtctggcatgttaagttttatttgaaaatcatattatatgctctgaaatccatgaaatatgactgtacagtttatgaaatctatttatatatatatatgtattctcagcatggctatgatctgttctgttctggccccgccaatggggattatacgttggacctgtcgacttgtaatctgtgaggaaccggtttcgacaccgcaccaccggtgattagaatagtggtttctggacaccgtttccaccggtgactaacaatagtggtttctggcactctgtgcaacccatgccactgggttacgtggccgtagcctatcatgttgagattatgatatcagagttttataaagacaaaaatgatattatttgtgatttgtttcaaacattatcctgtattttgatctgatatgctctgaccccactctggggtattttgttgcttactgggctagtgtagctcattattctgttttctccatttttcagatccagaggcttgatcgcacgggattggggagtgcgttagagtttccgatgattcttcagttattggcattttagttagtttagtttggacatttgaattatgttggcatatgttattttagaattttgtaagaccgcttttgaacaatttaaataattatgttatctttgaaaagctgtatctgctttgatatgatctgctgccttgcgcgcccgtgcggcccgccgtgcaggcgtgcggcgtctgccgcgcctcgggctcggggcgtgacagattttgtggtatcagagcttaggtttcAGATTCATAGGGATTATGTTTGAAACAGTCATATTTGAGCCTAAGTTTTAAGATCCTTAGGATTCGTTGGAAAGTTGAGAGATGGGGTAGTAACTAGACAAAGGGATAATGTTCATTTGCTttgattatttttgtattattctatttggataaatatttttaaaatttatatattttcattgaaTCAGAATGCCGCCTCGCCGTGTCCGTAGCTTGAATCGGATGGTTGGGCGCTCTCGGGGAAGAGCCCCCACTAACCAAACGTGCGAGGCATCGCATAACTCAGGGCCCCAGGGTCAATCAACTCCAGAAGCTGCTGCCGGAAATCAAACTCGGGTGCTcgaactgatcgaggaggtcgtcgggttagtacgccaacagaggcaacaacctcagcaaccAGTCCAGCAGGATGTTGCTCCTCCTGAGCAAAAAAGGAGTATAGCAGAATTCAAGAGAATGGCACCTTCGGCTTTTAAAGGCACCACTAGTCCTCAAGAGGCCGAAACCTGGATAAatgaaatggagaaagccttcagggcaatggagtgcaccgatgaagagaaggtcagatttgccacctatatgcttcaggaccgagctcatcattggtggatgtcTGTGGAGCGCACATTGGCACCCGAGCAGGAGGCGCTTACCTGGCAGAGATTCCGCACAGCATTCTACTCCATGTATTTTCCATCCAGTCGCCTGAGGGAGCTAGAGAGGGAATTTCTCAATCTGAATCAAGGAACTATGACTGTAGATGAGTATGAGGCAGAGTTTGACAGGCTATctcggtttgctcccaccctcatcatggatgcagagtcccggatgaggagatttgaagaaggattgaagcctcactTACATCGGAGTTTGGCCGCAATACACTCGACAAA is from Phoenix dactylifera cultivar Barhee BC4 chromosome 6, palm_55x_up_171113_PBpolish2nd_filt_p, whole genome shotgun sequence and encodes:
- the LOC120111137 gene encoding probable xyloglucan endotransglucosylase/hydrolase protein 6, whose translation is MDHSTLSFLFHLLTLAAYVSALPATFLQDFRVTWADTHIKQLQGGAAIQLTLDQSSGCGFASKRQYLFGRVSMKIKLIPGDSAGTVAAFYMNSNTSGIRDELDFEFLGNRSGHPYTVQTNVYTHGKGDREQRVNLWFDPASDFHTYSILWNHYHVLFFVDEVPIRVFKSNQARGIAFPKSQPMGVYSTLWEADDWATRGGLEKIDWRKAPFHAFYKDFDIEGCPNPGPASCASNPNNWWEGPAFRQLSAIQARKYRWVRVNYMVYDYCTDKSRNPVTPPECLAGI